One segment of Manihot esculenta cultivar AM560-2 chromosome 4, M.esculenta_v8, whole genome shotgun sequence DNA contains the following:
- the LOC110607979 gene encoding probable LRR receptor-like serine/threonine-protein kinase At3g47570, with amino-acid sequence MRSCGISLHSPSLIIYLQVILLLSSNIEWWKQANASGNETDKLALLKFKEAISASDPNQLLDSWNDSLPFCNWFGITCSRRHQRVKSLDLEGQNLFGTISPYIGNLSFLRDINLQNNSFHGEIPQEVGRLFRLEELFLNNNTLAGEIPINLTRCSKLMFLDLGWNYHVSGKIPAELGSLTKLQNLSLVANNLIGEIPASLGNLSSLTFFRVSYNRLLGNIPDDLGKLTSLTVFAVSANQLSGTIPLPLFNISSIRMFYVIQNQLHGNLPENLGITLPNLIFFSVGNNNFSGTIPNSLFNASHLEIVNLGWSNFVGQVPMNLGNLKNLWWLRLHGNALGSNSTNDLAFLDSLTNCTKMKILDLGRNNFGGVLPNSVANLSTELGLFYIGENQITGTIPAGLENLIKLTGMALDGNLLSGVFPNYFGKFQKLQFLSLGGNRLSGEIPSSIGNLTHLLKLCLPDNNFQGSIPSSIGNCQNLYFLEISQNHLNGVIPPEISLVRSFTQLLDLSQNSLTGVLPFEVGKLSNIGALDFSENNLSGQIPATIGDCLSLEFLYLQGNSFQGTIPPSLASLRGLQYLDLSRNKLTGRIPKDLQDIPYLLFLNLSFNDLEGEVPTGGVFRNASAVSLIGNDKLCGGVSELNLPKCPNKRGGLFFHKLEIILTVMAVCILLTLAFLLVYWKRNPKQKSSSSSSMMKQFLKVSYGDICRATNGFSPENLIGSGSFGSVYKGFLDQVERPVAVKVLKLEHKGASKSFISECIVLRNIRHRNLVKMLTCCSSMDYKLNDFKALILEFMGNGSLEKWLHPEIEGKNQPWNLNLLQRLNVAVDVASALQYLHEQCENPIIHCDLKPSNILFDDDMVAHVSDFGLARLVSTSKSSSQSLSSTTGIKGTIGYAPPEYGMGCPASREGDVYSFGILVLEMFTGRRPTDEIFKDGLNLHSFVKTALPESLMQIIDPNIITATEEERELSNSNGNLSEMSAKARSCVVSVLEIGIGCSAESPKGRMSMEDVSRQLDLIRKTFLGI; translated from the exons CACATGCAGTCGCCGGCATCAGAGAGTCAAATCCTTGGATTTGGAAGGGCAGAATTTATTTGGAACAATCTCACCTTATATTGGCAACCTGAGTTTTCTTCGAGACATCAACCTCCAAAACAACAGTTTCCATGGTGAAATTCCACAAGAAGTTGGCAGGTTATTTCGCCTGGAAGAATTGTTTCTCAACAACAATACTTTAGCAGGCGAAATTCCAATCAACTTAACTCGATGTTCCAAGCTCATGTTTCTTGATTTGGGTTGGAATTATCATGTATCAGGAAAAATCCCAGCTGAACTTGGTTCTTTAACTAAGCTTCAGAATCTTAGTCTTGTTGCAAACAACCTGATAGGAGAAATCCCAGCTTCCTTGGGCAACCTTTCATCGCTCACATTCTTTCGTGTATCGTATAACAGATTGTTGGGAAATATTCCtgacgatttgggcaaattaacAAGCTTAACAGTTTTTGCTGTTTCAGCAAATCAACTATCTGGCACAATTCCTCTGCCCCTCTTCAATATCTCCTCCATCAGAATGTTTTATGTCATACAAAATCAACTCCATGGGAATCTGCCAGAAAACTTAGGCATCACTCTCCCAAATCTCATATTTTTCTCAGTTGGGAACAATAATTTCTCTGGGACAATTCCAAATTCTCTATTCAATGCTTCTCATCTGGAAATAGTTAATCTTGGTTGGAGTAACTTTGTTGGACAAGTTCCAATGAATTTAGGAAATCTTAAAAACCTCTGGTGGCTAAGACTTCATGGAAATGCTCTGGGAAGTAATTCAACCAATGACTTAGCTTTTCTAGACTCTTTGACAAACTGTACCAAGATGAAAATCTTGGATTTGGGTAGAAACAATTTTGGAGGTGTCTTACCAAATTCTGTAGCAAATTTGTCAACCGAACTTGGTTTGTTCTATATTGGGGAGAATCAAATCACAGGCACCATTCCTGCAGGGTTAGAGAATCTCATCAAGTTAACTGGAATGGCCCTGGATGGTAATCTTCTTTCAGGCGTCTTCCCCAATTACTTTGGGAAGTTTCAGAAACTACAATTTTTGAGTTTAGGTGGAAATAGGTTGTCCGGAGAGATTCCATCCTCCATCGGAAACCTTACACATTTGCTTAAACTCTGCCTACCAGACAACAATTTTCAGGGAAGCATTCCTTCAAGCATTGGAAATTGCCAAAATTTGTATTTCTTAGAGATTTCACAGAACCATCTGAATGGAGTTATACCCCCTGAGATTTCACTTGTTCGTTCCTTCACACAATTACTGGATTTATCTCAAAACTCTTTAACTGGAGTCCTGCCTTTTGAAGTAGGGAAGCTATCAAATATAGGAGCACTAGATTTCTCAGAAAACAATCTTTCAGGCCAAATTCCTGCAACAATTGGAGATTGCTTGAGCTTGGAATTCCTTTATCTGCAAGGGAATTCATTTCAAGGGACCATCCCTCCATCTTTAGCTTCCCTGAGAGGCCTTCAATATTTAGATCTTTCACGAAACAAGTTGACAGGGCGAATTCCGAAAGATCTACAGGACATTCCATATTTACTTTTCCTGAATCTTTCTTTCAATGATCTTGAGGGTGAAGTACCAACTGGAGGAGTTTTCAGAAATGCAAGTGCCGTATCATTAATTGGTAATGATAAGCTTTGCGGCGGTGTCTCAGAACTCAATCTACCAAAATGCCCGAACAAGAGAGGAGGGTTGTTTTTTCATAAGCTGGAAATTATACTAACTGTAATGGCTGTGTGTATCTTATTGACATTAGCCTTTCTTCTTGTTTATTGGAAAAGAAATCCAAAGCAGAAGTCATCTTCTTCATCCTCAATGATGAAGCAATTTCTTAAGGTATCTTATGGAGATATTTGTCGTGCAacgaatggattctctccagaAAATTTGATCGGATCTGGCAGCTTCGGCTCTGTGTATAAAGGATTTCTAGATCAAGTTGAAAGACCAGTAGCGGTTAAAGTTCTCAAGCTTGAACATAAGGGTGCTTCCAAGAGCTTTATTTCTGAATGCATTGTGTTGAGGAATATCAGGCACCGAAATCTTGTGAAGATGTTGACATGTTGCTCAAGCATGGATTACAAACTTAATGATTTCAAAGCTCTAATCCTTGAATTCATGGGAAATGGGAGCTTGGAGAAGTGGTTGCATCCTGAAATAGAAGgcaaaaatcaaccatggaattTAAACTTGCTTCAGAGATTAAATGTTGCCGTTGATGTGGCCTCGGCCTTGCAATATCTTCATGAGCAATGTGAAAATCCAATTATTCATTGTGACCTGAAACCCAGCAATATTCTTTTCGACGACGACATGGTTGCTCATGTATCTGATTTTGGTCTTGCAAGACTCGTTTCAACAAGCAAATCTTCATCTCAAAGCTTGTCTTCCACAACTGGAATAAAAGGAACAATCGGTTATGCTCCTCCAG AATATGGAATGGGTTGTCCAGCATCCAGAGAGGGGGATGTGTATAGCTTTGGGATCCTTGTATTAGAGATGTTCACAGGAAGAAGACCAACTGATGAAATATTCAAAGATGGCTTAAATCTTCACAGCTTTGTGAAGACGGCATTGCCAGAAAGCCTTATGCAGATTATTGACCCTAACATCATCACAGCaacagaagaagaaagagaattgTCTAACAGTAATGGAAACCTGAGCGAGATGAGTGCAAAAGCACGAAGCTGTGTAGTTTCAGTGCTTGAAATTGGTATTGGCTGTTCAGCAGAATCACCCAAAGGACGAATGAGTATGGAGGATGTTAGCAGACAACTTGATTTGATCAGAAAAACTTTTCTTGGAATCTAA
- the LOC110607978 gene encoding VQ motif-containing protein 11: MASTSNNTAAMRRSPPSYGSDPSSPNTTFVLADPSTFRTIVQKLTGAPDDLSTQKLPLTHHPSRPSAIPGPKRPAFKLHERRQNAKNLQINLNSSSTINSGFEHPHDLLQFRQRAGFMVSPVSTLDFFGARTSPRSPCEAFCSRGSSPREEEERAIAEKGFYLHPSPLSTPRGAEPPELLPLFPLPSPRDDNGDQDDDDHDRNSCS; this comes from the coding sequence ATGGCTTCCACTTCAAATAACACCGCCGCCATGCGCCGCAGTCCACCCTCCTATGGATCTGACCCGTCGTCGCCGAACACCACCTTCGTACTAGCCGACCCATCCACCTTCCGCACCATTGTTCAAAAACTCACCGGAGCGCCCGATGACCTATCAACCCAAAAGCTCCCTCTCACCCACCACCCAAGTCGACCATCTGCAATTCCAGGCCCTAAAAGACCTGCATTCAAGCTTCATGAAAGGAGACAGAACGCCAAGAACTTACAAATCAACCTTAACAGCAGCTCCACTATTAACAGCGGCTTCGAGCATCCGCATGATCTCTTGCAGTTCAGACAGCGAGCTGGTTTCATGGTGTCGCCGGTTTCGACTTTGGACTTCTTTGGTGCGCGCACGAGCCCTAGGTCACCCTGCGAAGCGTTTTGTTCCCGTGGGAGTAGTCCCAGAGAGGAGGAAGAGAGAGCCATTGCTGAAAAAGGATTTTATCTGCATCCGAGCCCTTTGAGCACTCCCAGAGGAGCTGAGCCTCCGGAGTTGTTGCCTCTGTTCCCTTTGCCTTCTCCTAGAGACGACAACGGGGATCAAGATGATGATGATCATGATCGTAACTCTTGTTCTTGA